Proteins encoded together in one Altererythrobacter epoxidivorans window:
- a CDS encoding L,D-transpeptidase family protein has product MKRNGGLLCALVGALAVTSCAAPQVAERGTPEAAPTLEQSYGVPREARRMVPRVADFVLVDKSDRILVLYHRGEAFRAYRGLQFGDAPMGHKRFEGDERTPEGRYTIDTRNPQSSYHLSLRVSYPNASDREYARAYGRSPGGDIFLHGQPNGLASNLRMRGDWTDGCIALSNAEIEEIWELVPDGTPIEIRQ; this is encoded by the coding sequence ATGAAGCGGAACGGCGGCCTTTTGTGTGCACTTGTAGGGGCGTTGGCGGTGACGTCCTGCGCCGCCCCGCAAGTGGCAGAGCGCGGCACGCCAGAAGCGGCTCCCACGCTCGAGCAGAGTTATGGCGTCCCGAGGGAAGCGCGGCGGATGGTGCCGCGCGTCGCGGATTTCGTCCTCGTCGACAAGAGCGACCGGATCCTCGTGCTCTATCATCGGGGCGAGGCCTTTCGCGCCTATCGCGGGCTGCAGTTCGGCGATGCACCGATGGGACACAAGCGTTTCGAGGGGGACGAACGCACGCCAGAGGGCCGCTACACGATCGATACGCGCAACCCGCAGAGCTCCTATCACCTTAGCCTGCGCGTTTCCTATCCCAATGCGAGCGACCGCGAATATGCGCGCGCCTACGGGCGTTCTCCCGGCGGTGACATTTTCCTGCACGGCCAGCCCAACGGGCTCGCCTCGAACCTCAGGATGCGGGGCGACTGGACCGACGGCTGCATCGCGCTGTCGAACGCGGAAATCGAGGAAATATGGGAACTTGTGCCCGACGGGACGCCGATCGAGATACGGCAGTGA
- a CDS encoding adenylosuccinate synthase, with product MANVTVIGAQWGDEGKGKIVDWLASRADAVVRFQGGHNAGHTLVVGDTTYKLSLLPSGIVTGTLSIIGNGVVLDPWHLKSEIEKLESQGVSITDDNFAIADNCPLILPIHRDLDGLREAAAGSGKIGTTGRGIGPAYEDKVGRRAIRVCDLEHLDALEPQLDRLCAHHDALRAGFDQPPVDRERLLADLKEIAPFVLRFAQPVWKRLKKVRKAGARILFEGAQGVLLDIDHGTYPFVTSSNTVSGTAAAGSGLGPNSTGFVLGIVKAYTTRVGSGPFPTELQDEVGQRLGERGHEFGTVTGRQRRCGWFDAVLVRQSCAISGVTGIALTKVDVLDGLDKVKICTGYRLRGKILDYFPSHAADQAEVEPIYEEMDGWSESTAGARSWADLPANAIKYIQRVQELIETPVALVSTSPERDDTILVRDPFID from the coding sequence ATGGCCAACGTAACCGTAATCGGCGCCCAGTGGGGCGATGAGGGCAAGGGCAAGATCGTCGACTGGCTCGCCAGCCGCGCCGATGCCGTCGTCCGTTTCCAGGGCGGTCACAACGCCGGGCACACGCTCGTCGTCGGCGACACCACCTACAAGCTGTCGCTGTTGCCCAGCGGGATCGTCACCGGCACGCTGTCGATCATCGGGAACGGCGTGGTGCTCGATCCGTGGCACCTGAAGTCCGAGATCGAGAAGCTCGAAAGCCAGGGCGTCAGCATCACTGACGACAACTTCGCGATTGCCGACAACTGCCCGCTGATCCTGCCGATCCACCGCGATCTCGACGGGCTGCGCGAAGCGGCTGCGGGCTCGGGCAAGATCGGCACCACCGGTCGCGGAATCGGTCCGGCTTATGAGGACAAGGTCGGTCGCCGCGCGATCCGCGTGTGCGATCTTGAACATCTCGACGCGCTCGAACCGCAGCTCGACCGCCTGTGCGCGCATCACGATGCGCTGCGAGCCGGTTTCGACCAGCCGCCGGTCGATCGCGAGCGGCTGCTTGCCGACCTCAAGGAAATCGCACCCTTCGTGCTCAGGTTCGCTCAGCCGGTGTGGAAACGCCTGAAGAAGGTGCGCAAGGCCGGCGCCCGCATCCTGTTCGAAGGGGCGCAGGGCGTGCTGCTCGATATCGATCACGGCACCTACCCCTTTGTCACCAGTTCCAACACCGTCAGCGGGACGGCGGCGGCGGGTTCGGGTCTCGGCCCCAATTCGACCGGTTTCGTGCTGGGTATCGTCAAAGCCTATACCACCCGCGTCGGTAGCGGCCCGTTCCCGACCGAACTGCAGGACGAGGTCGGCCAGCGACTGGGCGAACGCGGCCATGAATTCGGCACCGTCACCGGCCGCCAGCGCCGGTGCGGCTGGTTCGATGCCGTGCTGGTGCGCCAGAGCTGCGCCATCAGCGGCGTGACCGGCATCGCATTGACCAAGGTCGACGTGCTCGACGGTCTGGACAAGGTGAAGATCTGCACCGGCTATCGCCTGCGCGGCAAGATCCTCGACTACTTCCCCTCGCACGCAGCCGACCAGGCCGAAGTCGAACCGATCTACGAGGAAATGGACGGCTGGAGCGAGAGCACTGCTGGAGCGCGCAGCTGGGCCGACCTTCCGGCCAATGCGATCAAGTACATCCAGCGCGTGCAGGAACTGATCGAAACACCGGTGGCGCTGGTATCGACCAGCCCGGAACGCGACGACACCATCCTGGTGCGCGATCCCTTCATCGACTGA
- a CDS encoding aldo/keto reductase: protein MTYQPTLTLNDDRQIPQLGFGTWEIAQDDAAGAVRTALEAGYWLIDTAAIYRNEAGVGEGIGDWSDIFLQTKIWNESQGYDRTLAAAGKCLGRLGRDHVDMLLIHWPCPDKGLFVDTWKALIELRDQGKAKSIGVSNFREDDLKRIVDATGVVPALNQIELHPSFQQRDMRKVHEDMGIVTQSWSPLGQGNAFGNDTISAIAEETGQSAPAVVIRWHIQHGFSTLPRSTNPDHIRDNFKALSFELSDDQMERIDALDSADGRMGPDPAKFS from the coding sequence ATGACCTACCAACCTACCCTCACCCTCAACGACGACCGCCAGATTCCCCAGCTCGGTTTCGGCACATGGGAAATCGCCCAGGACGATGCCGCAGGTGCCGTACGCACCGCGCTCGAGGCCGGATACTGGCTGATCGACACGGCAGCGATCTATCGCAACGAGGCGGGCGTCGGCGAAGGGATTGGCGACTGGTCCGACATCTTCCTCCAGACCAAGATCTGGAACGAGAGCCAGGGCTATGACCGAACGCTGGCCGCAGCCGGCAAGTGCCTCGGCAGGCTGGGCCGCGACCACGTCGACATGCTGCTGATCCACTGGCCCTGCCCCGACAAGGGTCTGTTCGTCGACACCTGGAAGGCGCTGATCGAGCTGCGCGACCAGGGCAAGGCGAAGTCGATCGGCGTATCGAATTTCCGCGAGGACGACCTGAAACGCATCGTCGATGCAACCGGCGTCGTCCCAGCGCTTAACCAGATCGAGCTTCATCCCAGTTTCCAGCAGCGCGACATGCGCAAGGTTCACGAGGACATGGGGATCGTTACGCAAAGTTGGTCGCCGCTCGGCCAGGGCAATGCCTTTGGCAACGATACGATCTCTGCCATTGCCGAAGAAACCGGCCAGAGCGCGCCCGCCGTCGTCATCCGCTGGCACATCCAGCACGGTTTCAGCACGCTGCCGCGTTCGACCAACCCGGATCACATCCGCGACAATTTCAAGGCGCTCAGCTTCGAATTGAGCGACGATCAGATGGAACGGATCGACGCGCTCGACAGCGCCGATGGCCGCATGGGGCCCGACCCGGCGAAATTCTCGTGA